In a single window of the Paenibacillus sp. MMS20-IR301 genome:
- a CDS encoding MFS transporter — protein sequence MNYVILITVIILAGLSQGMLLPVLSILLEQTGISSSLNGLNAAALYIGSFAMTLIAERMLGALGFKKLISGGLALVLVTLLLFPLIPGVKAWFVLRLLVGIGDSAINYAAQLWVLLMSPAEHRGRNLSLYGMSYGLGFSLGPLGISLLRFGQSAPFLITAVLFVLALLLVTLKLPDSRPEAMEHSDGQASRFGRSYRLAWYALIPALLYGYMEASLNSNFPVYGLRIGYNTDQIATLLPFAGIGGLLLQLPLGIWSDRYGRKKILVAAGTGGGLAFVLLPLAGGHFLLTLLLLMAAGGLVGSFFSLGLSYAADILPRSLLPAANVVSSFHYSLGSIAGPGIGGLLLQFGWGGSVFAVMGGLYILFGLLGLLFSPPKTI from the coding sequence ATGAATTATGTTATTTTGATTACCGTAATTATCCTGGCCGGACTGAGCCAGGGGATGCTGCTCCCGGTGCTCTCCATCCTGCTGGAGCAGACTGGCATATCCTCATCGCTCAACGGACTTAATGCTGCAGCGCTGTATATCGGCTCCTTCGCCATGACGCTGATTGCCGAGCGGATGCTCGGGGCGCTCGGCTTCAAGAAGCTGATCAGCGGCGGGTTAGCCCTTGTACTGGTAACCTTGCTGCTGTTTCCGCTTATTCCGGGAGTGAAAGCCTGGTTCGTGCTCCGCCTGCTGGTCGGCATCGGCGACTCGGCGATAAACTACGCGGCACAGCTGTGGGTGCTGCTGATGTCACCGGCGGAGCACCGCGGACGCAATCTCTCGCTGTACGGCATGTCCTACGGCCTCGGCTTCAGCCTGGGGCCGCTCGGCATAAGCCTGCTGCGCTTCGGGCAGTCCGCACCGTTTCTGATTACCGCCGTATTGTTTGTGCTCGCGCTGCTGCTCGTCACCTTGAAGCTGCCGGATTCCCGTCCGGAGGCGATGGAGCATAGCGACGGCCAGGCGAGCCGGTTCGGGCGGAGCTACCGGCTCGCCTGGTATGCACTGATCCCGGCACTGCTCTACGGTTATATGGAAGCCAGCCTGAACAGCAACTTCCCGGTCTATGGCCTGCGTATCGGCTATAATACGGATCAGATTGCGACCCTGCTGCCGTTTGCGGGCATTGGCGGACTGCTGCTGCAGCTGCCGCTCGGAATCTGGAGCGACCGTTACGGCCGCAAGAAAATTCTGGTTGCTGCCGGAACAGGCGGCGGACTGGCCTTCGTCCTGCTGCCGCTGGCGGGCGGGCATTTCCTGCTGACGCTGCTGCTGCTCATGGCTGCCGGCGGGCTGGTCGGTTCCTTCTTCTCGCTGGGGCTAAGCTATGCCGCAGATATTCTGCCGCGGAGCCTGCTTCCGGCGGCGAATGTAGTCTCTTCCTTTCATTATAGTCTGGGAAGCATCGCCGGACCCGGCATCGGCGGACTGCTGCTGCAGTTCGGCTGGGGCGGCAGTGTATTTGCGGTGATGGGCGGTTTATATATTTTGTTCGGACTCCTCGGGTTATTATTCTCGCCACCGAAGACGATTTGA
- a CDS encoding ATP-binding cassette domain-containing protein: protein MITVEHLAKAVGEDKAPVLQDIGFQLEPGEFVAVLGGSGSGKSTLLKCLALREKWDRGNFRVDGTDIMKSPFAGKRKIRREWAYLEQNAELNPNRTALKNVLIGQASQTPLWRMATGMVRSDDYMGAMDQLDLLGLLDKAKMKTSQLSGGERQRVAIARALVHGAKVILADEPVTGLDPKTAENVLDTLRKLCKETGLTVITVLPIELAERFASRLWVLEDGRIKHDVKGRRLTSQERLHL from the coding sequence ATGATTACAGTTGAACATTTGGCCAAAGCGGTCGGGGAAGATAAAGCACCGGTACTGCAGGACATCGGATTTCAATTAGAGCCGGGAGAATTTGTAGCGGTGCTGGGAGGCAGCGGCAGCGGTAAATCCACACTGCTGAAGTGTCTGGCGCTGCGCGAGAAATGGGACAGAGGAAATTTCAGGGTAGACGGCACGGATATTATGAAGAGCCCCTTCGCCGGCAAACGCAAGATCCGCCGGGAGTGGGCTTATCTGGAGCAGAACGCGGAGCTGAATCCGAACCGCACAGCACTGAAGAATGTGCTGATTGGACAGGCCTCCCAGACACCGCTGTGGCGGATGGCGACAGGCATGGTCCGCTCGGATGATTATATGGGGGCCATGGACCAGCTGGATCTGCTGGGTCTTCTGGACAAAGCGAAGATGAAGACCAGCCAGCTAAGCGGCGGTGAGCGCCAGCGTGTGGCTATTGCCCGCGCACTGGTTCACGGCGCGAAGGTAATTCTTGCAGATGAGCCGGTTACCGGGCTCGATCCCAAGACAGCGGAGAATGTGCTTGATACACTCCGTAAGCTGTGCAAGGAAACAGGGCTTACCGTTATTACCGTACTGCCGATCGAGCTGGCAGAACGTTTCGCCAGCCGGTTATGGGTGCTGGAGGACGGCAGAATCAAACATGATGTGAAAGGACGCCGGCTGACCTCGCAGGAGCGGCTGCATCTGTGA